One segment of Streptomyces sp. XD-27 DNA contains the following:
- a CDS encoding ATP-dependent RecD-like DNA helicase — protein sequence MTTTRQLAPHTEHIEGVVDHLVLVTYDHHTVLRLTTTGPASSEQTVTAVGKALFGAQPGESLRLTGTWTKHPRYGAQFKTHVCERTWPATIHAIRRYLASGMIHGIGDILATSITDTFGEQTLHLIDTDPQRLLAIHGIGPTRLERITKAWKTQKSIADIMVFLQGLNLSAHLAVKIYQAYAGTDQNPMQAVRDAPYQLCRDVHGIGFETADRIALATGIPKHSDQRLQAALLHTLTQARTRGDCHLPERVLLARTRHLLTDNDPATADILDDTILRQALDTLRSRSETIVEELPVPAAEDGEAFHSVTAVSLTAMHRAEAGLARDILRLHHAPSRLAGRTDRTAALTRDAASTLTSCQKQAVLTALTHTLSVLTGGPGCGKTHTLRTLVDLATAAGATVALAAPTGKAAHRLEETTGQRAMTVHRLIRPHTSDSLFDHDSPLATADLIVIDEASMLDVQLAAQLTAAIPSGCHLLLVGDTDQLPSVGPGRVLHDLLAVPEIPRTRLTEVFRQDDGSSAIVDNAHRILRGLTPQPAPGVFGCRPLYTPGDIADYVVDLVASHIPRHFATTCEGIQVLCPSRRHAAGTLDLNIRLQQRLNPPAPEKPEHRHGGHVFRLGDRVLQIRNRPDRGSNGVFNGATGTITALDPDNHHLTVTLHDGEPVLYPFTDLDDLLHAYALTVHRSQGSEYPYVVIPLTTSATQLLQRNLLYTAVTRARRGVMLIGQPEAVHRALANTHTKRRHTALEHRITRRTVAMPHARHNTHAGQLAWD from the coding sequence ATGACCACCACCCGCCAGCTCGCACCGCACACCGAACACATCGAGGGCGTCGTCGACCACCTCGTCCTGGTCACCTACGACCACCACACCGTGCTGCGCCTGACCACCACCGGCCCCGCCTCCAGCGAGCAGACCGTCACCGCAGTCGGCAAGGCACTCTTCGGCGCCCAGCCGGGGGAGAGCCTGCGCCTGACCGGCACCTGGACCAAACACCCCCGCTACGGCGCACAGTTCAAGACCCACGTGTGCGAGCGGACCTGGCCCGCCACCATCCACGCCATCCGCCGCTACCTCGCCTCCGGAATGATCCACGGCATCGGCGACATCCTGGCCACCTCCATCACCGACACCTTCGGCGAGCAGACCCTGCACCTCATCGACACCGACCCCCAGCGCCTGCTCGCCATCCACGGCATCGGCCCCACCCGCCTGGAACGCATCACCAAAGCCTGGAAAACCCAGAAGTCCATCGCCGACATCATGGTCTTCCTCCAGGGCCTGAACCTCTCCGCCCACCTCGCCGTGAAGATCTATCAGGCCTACGCCGGCACCGACCAGAACCCGATGCAAGCCGTACGCGACGCCCCCTACCAGCTGTGCCGGGACGTCCACGGCATCGGCTTCGAAACTGCCGACCGCATCGCCCTCGCCACCGGAATCCCCAAACACAGCGACCAGCGCCTGCAGGCCGCCCTCCTGCACACCCTCACCCAAGCCCGCACCCGAGGCGACTGCCACCTTCCCGAGCGCGTCCTGCTCGCCCGCACCCGCCACCTGCTGACCGACAACGACCCCGCCACCGCCGACATCCTCGACGACACCATCCTGCGCCAGGCCCTCGATACGCTCCGCTCCCGCAGCGAGACGATCGTGGAGGAACTGCCCGTTCCCGCCGCCGAGGACGGCGAGGCCTTCCACTCCGTCACCGCAGTCAGCCTCACCGCGATGCACCGGGCCGAAGCAGGCCTCGCCCGGGACATCCTCCGCCTGCACCACGCCCCATCCCGCCTGGCCGGCCGCACAGACAGGACCGCCGCGCTCACACGCGATGCGGCCAGCACGCTCACCTCATGCCAGAAACAGGCTGTCCTGACCGCTCTCACCCACACGCTGTCAGTGCTGACCGGCGGCCCGGGCTGCGGCAAGACCCACACCCTGCGCACCCTCGTCGACCTGGCCACCGCAGCCGGAGCCACGGTCGCACTAGCCGCACCCACCGGCAAAGCCGCCCACCGCCTGGAGGAAACCACCGGCCAGAGAGCCATGACCGTGCACCGCCTGATCCGCCCCCACACCAGCGACTCACTCTTCGACCACGACAGCCCGCTCGCCACCGCCGACCTCATCGTCATCGACGAAGCCTCCATGCTCGACGTCCAGCTCGCCGCCCAGCTCACCGCAGCCATCCCCAGCGGATGCCACCTGCTCCTCGTCGGCGACACCGACCAACTGCCCAGCGTCGGCCCCGGCCGCGTCCTGCACGACCTCCTGGCCGTCCCCGAGATCCCCCGCACCCGCCTCACCGAAGTCTTCCGCCAGGACGACGGCAGCAGCGCGATCGTCGACAACGCCCACCGCATCCTGCGCGGCCTCACACCCCAGCCCGCCCCCGGAGTCTTCGGTTGCCGCCCCCTCTACACACCCGGTGACATCGCCGACTACGTCGTGGATCTCGTCGCCTCGCACATCCCACGCCACTTCGCCACCACATGCGAAGGCATCCAGGTCCTGTGCCCCTCACGCCGCCACGCCGCCGGCACCCTCGACCTCAACATCCGCCTCCAGCAGCGCCTCAACCCGCCCGCCCCGGAAAAGCCCGAACACCGCCACGGAGGACACGTCTTCCGACTGGGCGACCGCGTTCTGCAGATCCGTAACCGGCCCGACCGCGGAAGCAACGGCGTCTTCAACGGCGCCACCGGCACCATCACCGCCCTCGACCCCGACAACCACCATCTCACCGTCACCCTCCACGACGGCGAACCTGTCCTCTACCCCTTCACCGACCTCGACGACCTCCTCCACGCCTATGCCCTGACCGTCCACCGCTCCCAAGGCAGCGAATACCCCTACGTCGTCATCCCCCTTACCACCTCGGCCACCCAGCTCCTCCAGCGCAACCTGCTCTACACCGCCGTCACCCGCGCCCGCCGCGGTGTCATGCTCATCGGCCAGCCCGAAGCCGTCCACCGCGCCCTGGCCAACACCCACACCAAACGCCGCCACACCGCCCTCGAACACCGCATCACCCGGCGCACCGTGGCCATGCCACACGCACGTCACAACACCCATGCCGGACAACTCGCCTGGGATTAG
- a CDS encoding SLOG family protein — protein sequence MNTNAASRLLICGSRQWPWPDTVTALLDRAATRYGDDLVIIEGAPTGATRAAHHWCRDHDLPCWRHRCHPLTRPTTAPRARRHWREAEHHQRILRDEGPRLALVFHHHLTPGSGSTADLCHQAMNAGIPIWLIPTADPDQGRWLAPPQRPQGNAPHTLTSDPRPHPEPSVPRTLPCPTEHSDLPELLSRDPEPVPPDTLEDATATSSHDPALRAMEEPR from the coding sequence GTGAACACGAACGCAGCCTCACGCCTGCTGATCTGCGGCAGTCGCCAATGGCCCTGGCCCGACACGGTCACCGCACTCCTCGACCGCGCCGCCACCCGATATGGCGACGACCTTGTCATCATCGAAGGCGCCCCCACCGGAGCCACCCGCGCCGCACACCACTGGTGTCGGGACCACGACCTGCCCTGCTGGCGCCACCGCTGCCACCCCCTCACTCGCCCCACGACCGCACCCCGAGCCCGCCGTCACTGGAGGGAAGCCGAACACCACCAGCGCATCCTCCGCGACGAAGGCCCTCGCCTCGCCCTCGTCTTCCACCACCACCTCACCCCCGGCAGCGGCAGCACCGCAGACCTCTGCCACCAGGCCATGAACGCTGGCATCCCCATCTGGCTGATCCCCACCGCTGATCCCGACCAGGGCCGCTGGCTCGCACCCCCACAGCGTCCCCAAGGCAACGCCCCACACACCCTCACCAGCGATCCGCGGCCTCACCCCGAACCATCCGTTCCGCGAACCTTGCCTTGCCCTACTGAGCACAGCGACCTTCCCGAGCTGCTCAGCCGAGACCCGGAACCTGTCCCACCGGACACCTTGGAGGACGCCACCGCCACCTCTTCCCACGACCCCGCACTACGCGCCATGGAAGAGCCTCGATGA
- a CDS encoding DUF6083 domain-containing protein: protein MRTTPTPAVARAWDGSYKDYRTPRTLRVAPDSATRLLRTAQASRCTACGNRIEWYCRPGDRTVPLRPRELPAAAVPAGQHWHVSKGLAHPAGDGSPWCRVRHHAICPATVSEAPPGLLGRLHRALAINTRRLTDTATLPNTTNPAPPPAPEPSEPSRPVVQFLYIRYLAPAPLPQILCVAQTRARHRCTHPVLDPDALPGVWTLQPLYPHAADAQTALTDDLNVAVYDLTRLPYSEQLRWRAQRCTTHAATPAAADIALAGWEPFTPHTHSTHVHHDLPPATRVKEGRPQQ from the coding sequence ATGCGCACCACACCAACCCCCGCGGTCGCCCGAGCCTGGGACGGCAGCTACAAGGACTACCGCACCCCCCGGACTCTGCGCGTCGCCCCCGACAGCGCGACCCGTCTCCTGCGTACAGCACAGGCCAGCCGCTGTACTGCGTGCGGCAACCGCATCGAGTGGTACTGCCGGCCGGGCGACCGCACCGTCCCCCTGCGCCCCCGTGAACTCCCCGCCGCAGCCGTGCCCGCCGGCCAGCACTGGCATGTCAGCAAGGGCCTCGCCCACCCCGCTGGCGACGGCTCACCCTGGTGCCGCGTACGCCACCACGCCATCTGCCCCGCCACCGTCTCCGAGGCCCCGCCCGGACTCCTGGGCCGACTCCACCGGGCCCTGGCCATCAACACCCGCCGCCTGACCGACACCGCAACCCTCCCCAACACCACCAACCCCGCGCCCCCACCGGCCCCGGAGCCCTCCGAGCCGAGCCGGCCGGTCGTGCAGTTCCTCTACATCCGCTACCTCGCCCCCGCACCCCTGCCACAGATCCTCTGCGTAGCCCAGACCCGGGCCCGGCACCGCTGCACCCACCCCGTCCTCGACCCCGACGCCCTTCCCGGAGTCTGGACACTCCAGCCCCTCTACCCCCACGCTGCCGACGCCCAGACAGCCCTGACTGACGACCTGAACGTGGCCGTCTACGACCTGACCCGGCTGCCGTACTCCGAGCAGCTGCGCTGGCGCGCCCAACGCTGCACCACCCATGCCGCCACACCAGCAGCAGCCGACATCGCCCTCGCCGGCTGGGAACCCTTCACCCCCCACACCCACAGCACCCACGTCCACCACGACCTGCCACCCGCCACCCGCGTAAAGGAAGGCAGGCCGCAGCAGTGA
- a CDS encoding helix-turn-helix transcriptional regulator, whose translation MTIFPPDPNLGALRLELSRLRAERGWSYDELAARSGLSRRTLIELEQGRTTGSLATWHALAHTFGVPIDRLLGALCEGHTPPLPPTR comes from the coding sequence GTGACGATCTTCCCGCCCGACCCCAATCTCGGCGCGCTCCGCCTGGAGCTGTCACGGCTGCGGGCGGAGCGCGGATGGAGCTATGACGAACTCGCTGCCCGCAGTGGCCTGTCCCGCCGTACGCTGATCGAACTCGAGCAGGGCCGTACGACCGGAAGCCTGGCTACCTGGCATGCCCTCGCCCACACCTTCGGGGTTCCCATCGACCGGCTCCTGGGCGCCCTCTGCGAGGGTCACACCCCGCCGCTGCCACCCACTCGCTGA
- a CDS encoding AAA family ATPase: MSLLTTLLRMRAAATGNALPTSRLRHLHLSDRPLMLLPLKQSGTAARPLAVMLGTDPARPELFLAPPTGSTTPMLTSLASRVTAYIEEHQRRHEHLPATSTRPARQRFLDAPQLLVPNPHAVAYLNTLGRDLRLRPVDGGSVDSCSVRRLGQWLTFFAGRAELPGTSALIPLTGFLAMHWVTGQSPLEDEDVATLLAWIDPSRHTASGHHPALAAEDPATHRSAGPATDPAFDTDYLAPLFHAYRAGPREQARCLNDLRILLAHYMQPTWERMWQAYTLLQALPEADGTRRRWKRERTEFTDMTAYLAQDRRPQRARDDAVAAAIGLARREHAAAAFAAERALDDPFTRAELRTTGEAFGGTVTTVDADHLVYGSSKRAQWRPRFTVSTTDPLRLEPGQILACHTHRDARYTVRAITPRDSDTFVDLEITAGMGTPARPRHTVLPDTGAFLVCTLAPDHYHRMPQFPLPDQIPWTHAGPPHPPPERQRAKAAPHSPPPSPHHQEDHAQRAIVEQLPTLTHPGLVVDAPPGAGKTTLVIHAAQTLAHHGAPCIVITQTNTQADDLVRRLAHSRLPTARLTAANHTVPPDMLALPGVRVGHRIESLKTAHVVVGTAMKWATVHDRRWPWAIIDEAYQMRSDALLRTGHLFDQALFVGDPGQLDPFSTIRTHRWVGLPHDPMNSAVAVLLAQNRDLPVHTLSTSWRLPPTAVPLIRDAFYTFTPFEAASHQTERTLTFTAMGRRTPVDKALETAARTGWALLELPARITHRIDAEAFHTALETAAGLLHRQTTASCDNHPQGRVLEPRDLAIGVAHRSQAHYINELLARHYPRLHGVTVDTANRLQGREFSVTIVLHPLSGRWDASAFHLEAGRLCVLASRHRHACIVITRAGIAPLLDAHPSNDPVHLGVTSKTPDGWEAHHAVLAHLAQHTVRT, translated from the coding sequence ATGAGCTTGCTCACCACCCTGCTGCGGATGCGCGCCGCTGCCACCGGCAACGCCCTGCCCACCAGTCGGCTTCGCCACCTGCATCTGAGCGACCGGCCCCTGATGCTGCTGCCCCTGAAGCAATCGGGCACAGCGGCCAGGCCCCTGGCCGTCATGCTCGGCACCGACCCCGCCCGCCCCGAACTCTTCCTCGCGCCGCCGACGGGCAGCACCACCCCCATGCTCACCTCCCTCGCCTCGAGGGTCACCGCCTACATCGAAGAACACCAGCGGCGTCATGAGCACCTGCCCGCCACCTCCACCAGGCCGGCACGGCAGCGCTTCCTCGACGCCCCGCAACTCCTGGTGCCCAACCCCCATGCCGTGGCCTACTTGAACACTCTCGGACGCGACCTGCGGCTGCGTCCTGTTGACGGCGGCTCCGTCGACTCCTGCTCGGTGCGGCGCCTGGGCCAGTGGCTGACCTTCTTCGCCGGCCGCGCCGAGCTCCCCGGCACATCCGCCCTCATCCCCCTGACCGGCTTTCTCGCCATGCACTGGGTCACTGGGCAAAGCCCCCTTGAAGACGAGGACGTGGCCACCCTGCTGGCGTGGATCGACCCATCCCGCCACACCGCCAGCGGCCATCACCCCGCACTGGCAGCGGAAGACCCCGCCACCCACCGCTCGGCCGGCCCGGCCACCGATCCGGCTTTCGACACCGACTACCTGGCTCCCCTTTTCCATGCCTATCGCGCCGGTCCGCGCGAGCAGGCCCGCTGCCTGAACGACCTCCGCATCCTCCTGGCTCACTACATGCAACCGACCTGGGAACGCATGTGGCAGGCCTACACCCTTCTGCAGGCTCTGCCCGAGGCTGACGGCACCCGGCGCCGATGGAAACGGGAACGCACCGAGTTCACCGACATGACCGCCTACCTCGCCCAAGACAGGCGCCCCCAGCGCGCCCGCGACGATGCCGTCGCCGCCGCCATCGGCCTGGCTCGCAGGGAGCACGCCGCCGCGGCCTTCGCCGCCGAACGAGCCCTCGATGACCCCTTCACCCGCGCCGAACTGCGCACCACCGGAGAAGCCTTCGGCGGCACCGTCACCACCGTCGATGCCGACCACCTCGTGTACGGAAGCAGTAAACGAGCCCAATGGCGCCCCCGCTTCACCGTCTCAACCACCGATCCGCTGCGCCTGGAACCCGGCCAGATCCTGGCCTGCCACACCCACCGCGACGCCCGCTACACGGTCCGGGCGATCACCCCCCGCGACAGCGACACCTTCGTCGACCTCGAAATCACCGCCGGCATGGGCACCCCGGCCCGCCCCCGCCACACCGTCCTCCCCGACACCGGCGCCTTCCTCGTGTGCACCCTCGCCCCCGACCACTACCACCGGATGCCGCAATTCCCGCTGCCCGATCAGATTCCATGGACCCACGCAGGCCCTCCGCACCCACCCCCAGAGCGACAACGAGCAAAAGCGGCACCCCACTCGCCCCCGCCATCGCCGCACCACCAGGAAGACCACGCGCAACGCGCGATCGTGGAGCAACTGCCCACGCTCACCCACCCCGGGCTGGTGGTCGACGCACCGCCTGGCGCCGGTAAAACCACCCTGGTCATCCACGCCGCGCAGACCCTCGCGCACCACGGCGCCCCCTGCATCGTCATCACCCAGACCAACACCCAGGCCGACGACCTCGTACGACGCTTGGCCCACTCCCGCCTGCCAACAGCTCGGCTCACCGCAGCGAACCACACAGTCCCACCCGACATGCTGGCACTGCCCGGCGTACGCGTCGGCCACCGCATCGAAAGCCTGAAAACGGCCCACGTCGTCGTGGGTACCGCCATGAAATGGGCCACCGTCCACGACCGCCGGTGGCCATGGGCCATCATCGACGAGGCCTACCAGATGCGCTCCGACGCACTCTTGCGTACCGGCCACCTCTTCGACCAAGCCCTCTTCGTGGGCGACCCCGGACAGCTCGACCCGTTCTCCACGATCAGGACTCACCGCTGGGTCGGCCTGCCCCACGACCCCATGAACAGTGCGGTCGCCGTCCTTCTCGCCCAAAACCGCGACCTGCCCGTACACACCCTGAGCACGTCCTGGCGCCTGCCGCCCACCGCCGTCCCCCTGATCCGCGACGCCTTCTACACCTTCACCCCCTTCGAAGCCGCGAGCCACCAGACGGAGCGGACCCTCACCTTCACAGCGATGGGCAGGCGCACTCCCGTCGACAAGGCCCTCGAGACTGCCGCCCGAACCGGATGGGCCCTGCTGGAACTGCCCGCCCGCATCACCCACCGCATCGACGCCGAAGCCTTCCACACCGCCCTGGAGACAGCCGCCGGGCTGCTTCACCGGCAAACCACGGCATCCTGCGACAACCACCCTCAAGGACGCGTCCTGGAACCCCGCGACCTGGCCATCGGCGTCGCCCACCGCAGCCAGGCCCACTACATCAACGAGCTCCTGGCACGCCACTACCCGCGACTGCACGGCGTCACCGTCGACACCGCCAACCGGCTCCAAGGCCGCGAATTCAGCGTCACCATCGTGCTGCACCCGCTCTCCGGCCGCTGGGACGCCTCCGCCTTCCACCTGGAAGCCGGCCGCCTGTGCGTCCTCGCATCCCGCCACCGTCACGCCTGCATCGTCATCACCCGCGCCGGTATCGCCCCACTTCTGGACGCCCACCCATCCAACGACCCCGTCCACCTCGGAGTCACCTCGAAGACCCCCGACGGCTGGGAAGCCCATCACGCGGTCCTCGCCCACCTCGCCCAGCACACCGTGCGGACCTAG